The Solibacillus daqui genome has a segment encoding these proteins:
- a CDS encoding helix-turn-helix transcriptional regulator has translation MENRIKEYREKSGLSQGRLAEKCNVSRQTINAIENNKYDPSLQLAFDIARTLKVTMEELFISEKGEK, from the coding sequence ATGGAAAATAGAATTAAGGAATACAGAGAAAAAAGTGGTCTTTCACAAGGGAGATTAGCAGAAAAATGTAATGTGAGTAGGCAAACGATTAATGCTATTGAAAACAATAAATATGACCCGAGTTTACAGTTAGCATTCGATATTGCGAGGACTTTAAAGGTCACTATGGAGGAATTATTTATATCAGAGAAGGGAGAAAAATAG
- a CDS encoding IS3 family transposase (programmed frameshift) yields the protein MGTRVSYPVEVKMKAIEMRMANVPVKEVMEELDIRNYTQLKRWMHWYRNGEMHRLKQPVGKQYAFGKGPEFESETAKLQAENLELKQQIEVFKKVRGIGREVAPKVVLQLVEELKDVMPIGEICRHLGVGRSSYYRWRKDVDQSTQKEIRDQQIGDLCKQNKFRYGYRKIANLYPGVCRKTVQRVMQKYGWQCKVKVKKRKRTGQPAYVAPNLLARDFTASKPMEKLVTDITYLPFGQSMMYLSSILDVYNGEIVAQTTGIKQDTDFVLDTLYQLPKLPEGCILHSDQGSVYTSYAYQKAAKEKGITMSMSRKGTPADNSPIESFHSTLKSETFYLDDIYRTTNARVIQIVEEYITYYNNIRIQTKLNSQSPVQYRQLAA from the exons ATGGGAACAAGAGTCAGTTATCCAGTAGAAGTGAAAATGAAGGCAATTGAAATGCGAATGGCTAACGTACCGGTAAAAGAAGTAATGGAAGAATTGGACATTCGAAACTATACGCAGTTGAAGCGATGGATGCATTGGTATCGAAATGGTGAAATGCACCGTCTTAAACAACCAGTTGGTAAACAATATGCCTTCGGCAAAGGACCGGAATTTGAAAGTGAGACAGCCAAGCTACAGGCAGAGAATCTAGAGTTGAAACAACAGATTGAAGTTT TTAAAAAAGTACGCGGAATTGGAAGGGAAGTGGCGCCAAAAGTAGTACTTCAATTAGTTGAAGAATTAAAAGATGTTATGCCAATTGGTGAAATCTGTCGTCATTTAGGCGTAGGTCGCTCGTCATACTATCGTTGGAGAAAGGATGTGGATCAATCCACACAAAAGGAGATTCGAGATCAGCAGATTGGCGACTTGTGCAAACAGAATAAATTTCGATATGGTTATCGAAAGATTGCTAATCTGTACCCAGGAGTTTGTAGGAAGACTGTGCAGCGTGTTATGCAAAAATATGGTTGGCAATGTAAAGTAAAGGTGAAGAAACGGAAGCGTACCGGGCAGCCAGCATACGTCGCACCGAATTTATTAGCACGCGATTTTACAGCATCTAAGCCTATGGAGAAGCTAGTCACGGATATTACGTACTTGCCTTTTGGACAATCGATGATGTATCTTTCTAGTATTCTCGATGTCTACAATGGCGAAATTGTGGCACAAACTACTGGTATCAAACAAGACACTGATTTTGTGTTGGATACGCTCTATCAATTGCCTAAGCTACCAGAAGGATGCATTCTGCATAGTGACCAAGGCTCCGTTTATACATCCTATGCTTATCAAAAAGCAGCCAAAGAAAAAGGAATTACCATGAGCATGTCCCGCAAAGGCACGCCAGCTGATAATTCCCCAATCGAATCGTTTCATTCCACGCTAAAGTCTGAAACGTTCTATCTCGACGATATCTATCGCACAACGAACGCACGTGTGATACAGATTGTCGAAGAATACATTACTTATTATAACAATATCCGTATTCAAACGAAACTAAACAGCCAATCGCCGGTTCAATACCGTCAATTGGCTGCATAA
- a CDS encoding alpha/beta fold hydrolase, whose amino-acid sequence MNKNISLSIIKFKQGVSKISEFLTINHNKIEILQKGKNGTPIIFLTGMDCSFDEWYNVIEPLSKFNRVIMFHRPGLGESEIRNEVRNTQAVVNEINELMLLLGILEPVLLVGHSYGGLCVQHFVKEHPKKVAGIVLVDSTSVDLKDLDELDIPVLNEDSTDEIWMEKGGTYSLMNQEELRERINPTLSKKQKQLPFDLQQRLLNFQINPSLYKAMHSEISNWKKDADTIKNLGEFPNVPLIVIGRDKEHNIRLGIEDGLPESELRLFEEKWQDLIMNQINLSQNSKLIIAQEASHSIHIDRPYIIIESITWMIKE is encoded by the coding sequence TTGAACAAGAACATATCTCTATCAATAATAAAGTTTAAGCAAGGGGTGAGTAAAATTAGTGAATTCTTAACAATTAATCATAATAAAATTGAGATTCTTCAAAAAGGGAAAAATGGTACACCGATAATTTTCCTTACAGGGATGGATTGCTCATTTGATGAGTGGTACAATGTGATCGAGCCATTAAGTAAATTTAATCGAGTAATAATGTTTCATAGACCTGGACTTGGTGAGAGTGAAATTCGAAATGAAGTCCGTAATACACAGGCGGTCGTAAACGAAATAAATGAGTTGATGCTTCTACTTGGAATACTTGAACCTGTATTATTAGTTGGTCATTCGTATGGTGGTTTATGTGTTCAGCATTTTGTGAAAGAGCATCCTAAAAAGGTTGCAGGAATAGTATTAGTAGATTCAACTTCTGTTGATTTAAAGGACTTAGACGAATTGGATATACCAGTTTTAAATGAAGATTCAACCGATGAGATTTGGATGGAGAAAGGTGGTACTTATTCTCTTATGAATCAGGAAGAATTAAGAGAAAGAATTAATCCTACTCTTTCAAAAAAACAAAAACAACTCCCTTTTGATTTACAACAAAGATTATTAAATTTCCAGATCAATCCTTCGTTATACAAAGCAATGCATTCTGAAATTAGCAACTGGAAGAAGGACGCAGATACTATAAAGAACTTAGGGGAATTTCCTAATGTACCTTTAATAGTAATTGGTCGAGATAAAGAACATAATATTAGGTTGGGAATCGAGGATGGGTTACCGGAGTCGGAGTTAAGATTATTTGAAGAAAAGTGGCAAGACCTAATTATGAATCAAATTAATCTTTCTCAGAATAGTAAATTGATAATAGCACAAGAGGCAAGTCATTCAATACATATTGATAGACCATATATTATTATTGAATCAATAACTTGGATGATTAAAGAATAA